One Rickettsia akari str. Hartford genomic window, CGAGTAATGGAGTAAGTGCCATAGTAAAAGTAACTACGAGTAATAATATATCGGCAGTACTTTCTTCTAATACTCCACTATCTTTACCTAAACTGAATAATATAAAACCAAACTCTCCACCTTGCGATAATAATAAGCCTGAATAAAAAGCAACTCCTTTATTAAAACCGAATAAAAGACAAAACGCCGTTATGATTAAGGTTTTTATACCTATTAAAGCAATAGATAAAGTAAGAATATGAGATATTTTTTCATACATTTCTAGTGCGTCGATATTCATACCGACAGTCATGAAAAACAATCCTAAAAATAAACTTTTGAAAGGATAAATACTTTCTTCTGCCTGCAATCTAAATTCAGTTTCGGCAACTAATACTCCAGCAACAAATGCTCCTAAGGCTAAAGATAAACCAAATGTTTCGGTAGCCCAAGCAGCAGAAAGTACTATTAACAAAGTCATCGAAATAGGTAACTCGCTTGTATTATTACTTTCTGATGAAATGAATGAAAATACAGGACGAAGAAAAACACGACCAACAATAAATATTGTAAGTAGGGCCGTTACTGCTTTTAAGAGTGCAATACCAAGAGCCCCTGCAAGCGAGGCTTTATTATTACCGGCAAGTAACGGAACTATCACAAGCAATGGCACTACAGCCAAATCTTGCAGTAGCAGAATAGCCAAAGAGATTCTTCCTATTTGTGTCGATTGACTACGATTTTCCTCAATAACCTGCATAACAAGTGCAGTAGATGAAAGGGCCAAACCACCGCCGGTAATAATAGCTGCACTACTATTGCCGTCTATAAGCACCATTGCACCGGCAATTACTATAGCGGTTGTTACAACTTGCAAACTACCAAGACCAAATACATATCGTCTCATAGCTTTTAATCGCTCAAAAGATAACTCCAGTCCTATCGCAAATAATAGAAATACTACACCAAGTTCACCTAGTAACTTAGTTTGGTCATATGTTACGATTTTTAAACCGTGATCACCTATTGCAGCTCCTGCAATTAAGTAACCAAGTACCGGACTTAATCTAAGACGCTTAAGTATAGCCACAATAAAAACCGCAGTACCGAGTAAAATTATAACGTTAATAAGAATATGATCGTTCATCTTTTCCAAATTTCTTCTAGCTTAAAATGCTCCCGTGCTTCAGGATAAAAAATATTAATTAAAACAGTACCTGCATCTATTAGTACCCACTCTGATTTACCAAGACCCTCTATATTACTATTTATACAAGCATTATTTTTTAATTCTAAAGCCACATATTCAGCAATTGCTCCAACATTTTTAGTTGAACGACCGCTAGCAAATATAATGTAATCGGCTAATTTATGTTTTCCTGTTAAATCAATTACCTCAATATCTTCTGCTTTTTTCTCACTTAAACATTCTAAGATAAATAATTTTAATTCTTCAGTTTCTTTTTTCATAATAATTAATAAATGATATAATTGTATCAATTATTATATTCATAAGAGCAGAGTTTATCAATGAATGTTTAAAATTCTACAATAAAAATTCATATAAAGCTTTACTTTAACCAAAAAAAACTTTAATTAACATTTAGACTTTTATATCTAAAAAGTGATAAAATAATGGCAATATCTGCAAAAGAATTAGAAAAAATACTTAAGGAAGCCTTTCCAAACAGCATAATAAAAATTACTGATTTAGTAGGGGATCAAGACCATTATGCGGTAGAAATATCAGATGTTCAATTTAATGGACTTTCTTTAATTAATCAACATAAATTAGTAAAAAACGCCCTATCTGAAATATTAAATAAAAAACTACATGCAATTACCATAAAAACTATTGCAGTTCCTGAAAAATAATTACAAATGTTAATACAATAAATTCTACCTAAATTCAACTTATCATTTAAGTTTTATACTTACTTAAGATTATAATTTTCATGATAAAGTAAGATTTATAAATATAACTTTTGTATTAGTCAACAATATGTTGACTAATATTCTTAAATAGAGTACACCACAAATTAATCTACTCCCAGATCTAAATGCAATATAAATTCAGCTTTTCTAAAACAGCTTTAAAAAATTTACTCAAAATTTCTACAAACAAAAGAAAAGCTATATTAGCAAAATTAGCACAACTAAAGCTAAGTCCTTATAAGAAAAATAATAATATCAAAAATTAATAGGACATGACGGGTATAGATTAAGGATTGGAGATTATAGGGTGATATATAGCATAAATAAAGGAAAGTTAGAAATTCTAGCAATTAATGTTGATGTTAGAGGAGAGGTATATAAATGAGTAATAAACATATAATAGAATATCAAAGAAAGCATGCTTTTGTTTTTATACCTTTTAATGAATATCAGGAACTGATCAATAAAACACAATGTATTACCGATGAAACATTATACGCTGAAGCTATAGCCAAAAATGAGGAATATTTTCCTGAAGCTTTGGTACAAAAAATTTTAAACGGCAAAAATTCGATTAAAGTTTATTGTGAATATAGAGGGTTATCCAAAGAGCAATTAGCTATTAAAATCGGTAAAACTAAGCAATATATCTCATCTATCGAAAAAGGATTACGAAAAGGTACAATAGACACACTAAAAAACTAAGTACTGTTTTAAATGTTGATTTAGATATGTTATGATTTGCAGCAAAAATAACCATAATTAAATCTTTTTAGAGATGTTTACAGAACCTACATTGCACTTTTAAAAAAAGTTAATAATAAAATTAAATTTTTATTCAGGGCTTTAATTAACAAAAATAATAAACGATGGTAAGAAGAAGTAATTAATAATTATTGAAAGCACAAAAATTTTTCTAACTTATGATTTTGTTATATAAATAATACTTTATTTTTAATTGAAAAACATTCATTAAATACTAAAATATCTATCAAAATACTTATAAAATAAAGTGTTCTCTACTTATAAAAAGTAGTTGTAAGTTACTTTTTCTTATTTTAAATAAATTAAACTTTATATATTTTTATAGAAATTAGGTAAATCGTATATAAAACTTAAGGAATACAAGAGTAAAACCTATCTATTTTAGCTTCTTAATGAAAACCGCAAAACTTTATTAATTTGTGTATAAAAATGAATACCAAAACCGTCATTGCGAGAAAACACTGTAAGTTTTGACAAAGCAATCCAGTTAAAATACTAAATTATTAGTATTTTTTATTATTTTTATTGACCTAGTTAGCAAGCCATGGGGCGACACAGTGGGTTTTGCCGGTCCATGCAACAATGCCTGCTCACAATAACGATATCTTGCTTTATTAAGCAAAATCTATAAATTTTTGCATAAACAAATTGATTTGCTACGAATAATAGAGTATATAGTACAGACATAATTAATTCTCGGGGCGTAGCGCAGCCTGGTAGCGCATCTGGTTTGGGACCAGAGGGTCGGGAGTTCGAATCTCTCCGCCCCGACCATAAAACGTAAATTATAATGTCAAAAGACGACCTAATTCAGTTTACAGGTACAATACTTGAACTTTTACCTAATGCTACTTTCAGAGTAAAGCTTGAGAATGATCATGGAATTATTGCTCATACTTCCGGTAGGATGCGTAAGAATCGTATCAGAATATTACTAGGAGATAAAGTTACGGTAGAAATGACTCCTTATGATTTAACTAAGGGACGTGTGATTCATCGTCACTAGTCTTTACAAGTATGAAGCAACACAGAGAAAACCTACCGATTATATTAGCATCAAGCTCTCCTGCAAGAATTGAGTTACTAAACAGAATCAAAATTATCCCTTCACAAATTATTCCGGCAGATATAGATGAAACACCTAATTTGCGTGAATTACCTGCGCCCTTAGCCATAAGACTTGCTTACGAAAAAGCTATTAAAGTTGCATCTCAAGTAGAGGAATCAGCTATAATTATAGCTGCCGATACGGTAGCGGCAGTAGGTAGAAGAATATTGCCGAAAGCTACTACTTATGAAGAGGTCAAAAATTGTATTAAGATGGTATCCGGGCGTCGTCATCGTGTCTATACCGGTTTATGTATTATCAAAACAGAGAATGATCAGCTTACAGTTAAACAAAAAATAGTTCAGACTATTGTTAAGTTTAAAAAATTAAGTGATGAAGAGATTAATTTTTATTGTTCTTTAGATGAAGGGAGAGGTAAAGCCGGCGGTTGCAAAATTTCCGGTTATGCAGAAGCTTTTATCTCATTTATTTCTGGCTCATATTCAAATGTTATGGGATTGCCTTTATTTGAAACCGCAAATGCTCTAACCTCTTTAGGTTTTAAGGTATATTAATATGTAGTGTTGCCTCTGTAAAGATTGATCTTGTTACATGGATCGTTTATGTCATTCCCGCATGGTATTGTTATGTGGATACCTTAGCCGTCATTGCAAGGAGCGAAGCGACGCGGCGATCCAGAAAAATAATTAAAAAAATTCTGTAAATCAGCATTTTTTACTGGATTGTTTCGTCGCAGTACTACGTAATTCTTCTCACAATGACGAAAAGCAGGTCTACGCAACAATGCCTTTCCACCTACCTAGGGATAACATTGAGTAGGTTTTTCGAACCATATACACATCAATTACAATTTTAATTCTTAGGCTCATCCAAATGACTTCTCTCGTAATTTTCATGACGCTCTTGAGCTTCAATACATAATGCAGCAATAGGTCGTGCTTCTAATCTTTTTATACCTATTGGGGCGCCTGTTTCTTCACAGTAACCGTATTCCCCATTTTGAATACGTAATAATGCTTCTTCTATTTTGCTTATTAATTTACAATATCTATCTCTACTACGAAGCTCAAAAGCTCTTTCTGTTTCATGAGTAGCACAATCGTTAAGATCGGATTCTTTTAAATTTTCTTCCTTTAAATGATTTAAAGTCTCTTGAGATTCCTTTAATAAATCCTCTTTCCATCTTAAAAGTTTTTGTCTAAAATATTCTAAGTGATTAGGACACATATATTCTTCATCTTTAGAGGGTTTATATCCCATAGGTAATTTAGGTGTTTCTATCATAGAAATATCTCAATATTAGCTCTAGTATATATAGTTTATAAGGTTTTTAAAAAAATATATACCTTAAAATTAACGCAAGAAGATTATAAATATTAATTTTATTTTTTAATTGGATATGCGGTAGTATATACAGCCTCTAAACGCTTTATACTTGTTTTAGTATAGTTTTGTGTAGTAGATAGACTTTTATGACCTAATAGCTCTTGAATAGAGCGTAATTCTGCACCACGTTCAAGCAAATGTGAAGCAAAACTATGTCTAAATGAATGAGCAGTTAAATGCTGCGGTAAACCATAAAAATGCTTTAATTTAATTAATTCACGATTAAATACCTGTGGCTGCAATTTCTTACCACGCTTTCCTCTAAATATCGGTTCATTATCCCCGAGCTTATACGGCAATATTTCTAAATATTGGGTAATTAAATTTTTAGCAATCGGCAACCACGGAATTATTCTTTCTTTACTACCTTTACCTATTATTCTTATAAATTCTAGATTTTGTAGATGAAGTTTCGTAATTGATAATGCTTCCGATATACGTAGACCTGAAGCGTATATAAGAACAAGTAGGGATTTATTTCTAAGTTCTACCCACTTAACATTCCCGTATTCTTCAATATGTTCAAGGGATACTACTACATCATCCTCCGATAAAGCTTTTGGTAATAATTTAGTTTTTTTAGGAGATTTTATAGAAAAAATTATATGACTATTTAATTGTGTTGTTTTCTCTAAAAATCTATAAAAATTTTTTACTGCAGATAAACCACGTGCAATTGAAGAAGTGGTAAAATTATCATAGTTACGTTTTGCAAGCCAACTTCGGATTAATCTTATATCTGCGTTTTTAATATGATTTATCGTTACAAGCT contains:
- a CDS encoding monovalent cation:proton antiporter-2 (CPA2) family protein, with amino-acid sequence MNDHILINVIILLGTAVFIVAILKRLRLSPVLGYLIAGAAIGDHGLKIVTYDQTKLLGELGVVFLLFAIGLELSFERLKAMRRYVFGLGSLQVVTTAIVIAGAMVLIDGNSSAAIITGGGLALSSTALVMQVIEENRSQSTQIGRISLAILLLQDLAVVPLLVIVPLLAGNNKASLAGALGIALLKAVTALLTIFIVGRVFLRPVFSFISSESNNTSELPISMTLLIVLSAAWATETFGLSLALGAFVAGVLVAETEFRLQAEESIYPFKSLFLGLFFMTVGMNIDALEMYEKISHILTLSIALIGIKTLIITAFCLLFGFNKGVAFYSGLLLSQGGEFGFILFSLGKDSGVLEESTADILLLVVTFTMALTPLLAALGKKIAEKVDKGLGKTPTQMIELGARDLTNHIIIAGLGNTGKMVARVLEAEGISYVILDLDDDRVKEELSNGLPVFKGDVSQADTLKALGTERAFAIILTMNNQVTIKKSLKTISGNYQDIPVVVKLKNLKNAREFYDLGATTIIPESYEAGLQIGGTVLKNIGISEQEINRIKVQFRLGNYIIAKKEDALSEVEDND
- the rsfS gene encoding ribosome silencing factor, with translation MKKETEELKLFILECLSEKKAEDIEVIDLTGKHKLADYIIFASGRSTKNVGAIAEYVALELKNNACINSNIEGLGKSEWVLIDAGTVLINIFYPEAREHFKLEEIWKR
- a CDS encoding BolA/IbaG family iron-sulfur metabolism protein → MAISAKELEKILKEAFPNSIIKITDLVGDQDHYAVEISDVQFNGLSLINQHKLVKNALSEILNKKLHAITIKTIAVPEK
- a CDS encoding type II toxin-antitoxin system RelE family toxin — its product is MQYKFSFSKTALKNLLKISTNKRKAILAKLAQLKLSPYKKNNNIKN
- a CDS encoding helix-turn-helix transcriptional regulator; the encoded protein is MSNKHIIEYQRKHAFVFIPFNEYQELINKTQCITDETLYAEAIAKNEEYFPEALVQKILNGKNSIKVYCEYRGLSKEQLAIKIGKTKQYISSIEKGLRKGTIDTLKN
- the infA gene encoding translation initiation factor IF-1, producing MSKDDLIQFTGTILELLPNATFRVKLENDHGIIAHTSGRMRKNRIRILLGDKVTVEMTPYDLTKGRVIHRH
- a CDS encoding Maf family protein; the protein is MKQHRENLPIILASSSPARIELLNRIKIIPSQIIPADIDETPNLRELPAPLAIRLAYEKAIKVASQVEESAIIIAADTVAAVGRRILPKATTYEEVKNCIKMVSGRRHRVYTGLCIIKTENDQLTVKQKIVQTIVKFKKLSDEEINFYCSLDEGRGKAGGCKISGYAEAFISFISGSYSNVMGLPLFETANALTSLGFKVY
- the dksA gene encoding RNA polymerase-binding protein DksA — encoded protein: MIETPKLPMGYKPSKDEEYMCPNHLEYFRQKLLRWKEDLLKESQETLNHLKEENLKESDLNDCATHETERAFELRSRDRYCKLISKIEEALLRIQNGEYGYCEETGAPIGIKRLEARPIAALCIEAQERHENYERSHLDEPKN
- a CDS encoding tyrosine recombinase XerC produces the protein MLDILIQELIDKWQKYLVLQRNYSNYTVISYNNDLKNFLEFMNYYNSELVTINHIKNADIRLIRSWLAKRNYDNFTTSSIARGLSAVKNFYRFLEKTTQLNSHIIFSIKSPKKTKLLPKALSEDDVVVSLEHIEEYGNVKWVELRNKSLLVLIYASGLRISEALSITKLHLQNLEFIRIIGKGSKERIIPWLPIAKNLITQYLEILPYKLGDNEPIFRGKRGKKLQPQVFNRELIKLKHFYGLPQHLTAHSFRHSFASHLLERGAELRSIQELLGHKSLSTTQNYTKTSIKRLEAVYTTAYPIKK